The proteins below come from a single Pirellulales bacterium genomic window:
- a CDS encoding NPCBM/NEW2 domain-containing protein, whose amino-acid sequence MSGIKRTAILLSAFLCVFVRFANLQANAADEKPIDKGAAPISGGPQLTIITADDKEVKGTLLDVHDGLLKIESQPPQMVDLLDVQKLTFGAVSGLSAKWVGQDQHDFVQVGSVQAANGIQDVHVHLLGLPTQKQIQQVRLILRSPPRVWLLDPTDSPNWRLFLDHSAKSPSADVYFEPPSADLFDRELQFTITYSDNSTDQLKVKSSTHTSDQAKVTSLVPAKAESQTFPVTIELGNDDALRGNLQQLTDDILTLVTPWQANVQVPLLQAQGLLMDHAAQEAKKLYKQRCAKPSSDDLAIVLAKDGKLAEIAGRIKQWEGHQLRFVYEGEEHAIPGDRLQALVFAAHPSAHVARTAQQVLVLTEGDTLSGLWQSLADGKVVLRMPWDAQWEIPIENISEIRTRNGNLVQLSDQQPVAVEQTPYFGRLLAYHRDETLDDAPLKMKGKIYSKGLAVHSRCLLSYALDGQFATFKTTVGFDEATGTHGNVVCRVLADGKELFNRPDLRGDQDPQTLELSVQGAKLLTLEIDFGENEDIHDRVIWAEPRLYRK is encoded by the coding sequence ATGTCTGGAATTAAGCGAACTGCGATTCTGCTGAGTGCTTTCCTCTGCGTTTTTGTGCGCTTCGCAAATCTTCAGGCCAACGCCGCTGACGAAAAACCAATCGATAAAGGCGCTGCGCCGATCTCGGGCGGCCCACAGTTGACCATTATTACGGCAGACGACAAAGAAGTGAAAGGCACACTACTGGATGTTCATGATGGCCTGCTCAAAATCGAGTCCCAGCCGCCGCAGATGGTTGATTTGTTGGATGTCCAAAAACTTACCTTCGGTGCAGTGTCTGGGCTGTCAGCTAAATGGGTAGGCCAAGATCAGCACGATTTTGTCCAGGTTGGCAGCGTTCAGGCGGCGAATGGCATTCAAGATGTTCACGTTCATTTGCTCGGACTGCCAACACAGAAGCAAATTCAACAGGTGCGATTGATATTGCGTTCGCCGCCGCGAGTGTGGCTGCTAGACCCTACCGATTCCCCCAATTGGCGATTATTTTTGGACCACTCTGCCAAATCGCCTTCGGCCGATGTGTATTTTGAACCTCCTTCCGCCGATTTATTTGATCGTGAATTGCAATTTACGATTACATATTCTGACAACTCTACGGACCAGCTCAAGGTAAAGTCGAGCACGCACACAAGCGATCAAGCCAAGGTGACGTCGCTTGTGCCGGCGAAAGCCGAGAGCCAAACTTTTCCAGTAACTATCGAACTGGGCAACGATGATGCGTTGCGAGGCAACTTGCAGCAACTCACCGACGATATTCTTACGCTGGTTACACCATGGCAAGCCAATGTGCAGGTGCCATTGTTGCAAGCGCAGGGTTTGCTAATGGACCATGCGGCTCAAGAAGCGAAGAAACTGTACAAGCAGCGTTGTGCCAAACCCAGCAGCGACGATTTGGCAATTGTGCTGGCTAAAGATGGAAAATTGGCAGAAATCGCTGGCCGGATCAAACAATGGGAAGGGCACCAATTGCGCTTTGTGTATGAAGGTGAGGAGCACGCCATTCCCGGAGACCGCTTACAGGCATTGGTGTTTGCTGCCCATCCATCCGCGCACGTCGCACGCACTGCCCAGCAAGTGCTTGTTTTGACGGAGGGTGATACGCTATCGGGCCTTTGGCAATCGTTGGCCGATGGTAAAGTTGTGTTGCGCATGCCTTGGGATGCGCAATGGGAAATCCCAATAGAAAATATCAGCGAAATTCGTACCCGCAACGGTAATCTCGTACAGCTTTCCGACCAACAACCGGTTGCGGTCGAGCAAACGCCATATTTTGGACGGTTGCTGGCTTACCATCGGGACGAGACGCTCGATGACGCCCCGTTGAAAATGAAAGGAAAAATCTATTCCAAAGGTTTGGCGGTGCATTCACGCTGTCTGCTGAGTTACGCGCTGGACGGGCAATTCGCAACATTTAAAACGACGGTCGGATTTGATGAAGCGACGGGAACCCATGGCAATGTCGTCTGCCGCGTGCTCGCCGACGGTAAAGAACTGTTCAATAGACCCGACTTGAGGGGCGATCAAGATCCGCAGACCCTGGAGCTTTCTGTGCAGGGCGCTAAATTGCTAACGCTGGAAATCGATTTCGGAGAAAATGAAGATATTCACGACCGCGTGATTTGGGCAGAGCCGCGGCTGTATCGTAAGTAA